One window from the genome of Vicugna pacos chromosome 21, VicPac4, whole genome shotgun sequence encodes:
- the KIAA0040 gene encoding uncharacterized protein KIAA0040 homolog, translating to MEKISAFFSAIWDTISTKHQEHLFNSICLGILLGLPLLVIIAFLFICCHCCWSRSGKSGQQPEQNKGKKKKKKKKAEEDLWISAQPKLLQMEKRPSLPV from the coding sequence ATGGAGAAAATCAGTGCCTTCTTCAGTGCCATCTGGGACACCATCTCAACCAAACACCAGGAGCACCTCTTCAACAGCATCTGTCTGGGCATCCTGCTGGGGCTGCCCCTGCTGGTGATCATTGCATTCCTCTTCATCTGTTGCCACTGCTGCTGGAGCCGGTCGGGCAAAAGCGGCCAACAGCCAGAGCAGAAcaaggggaagaagaagaagaaaaagaagaaggctgAAGAAGACCTCTGGATCTCCGCCCAGCCCAAGCTTCTCCAGATGGAAAAGAGGCCCTCACTGCCTGTCTAG